The following coding sequences lie in one Glycine soja cultivar W05 chromosome 16, ASM419377v2, whole genome shotgun sequence genomic window:
- the LOC114390658 gene encoding PHD finger protein ALFIN-LIKE 4-like isoform X4 — protein sequence MDSRTYNPRTVEEVFRDFKGRRAGLIKALTTDVEDFYNQCDPEKENLCLYGFPSEQWEVNLPAEEVPPELPEPVLGINFARDGMQEKDWLSLVAVHSDAWLLAIAFYFGARFGFDKADRKRLFNMINELPTIFEVVTGAAKKQVKEKSSVSNHSGSKSKSSSKRAPESQSRQSKPLQPKDEDEELDDQDDDEHGETLCGACGEHYGTDEFWICCDICEKWFHGKCVKITPARAEHIKQYKCPSCSNKRARP from the exons ATGGACTCTCGCACGTATAATCCTCGCACCGTCGAAGAGGTTTTTAGGGATTTCAAGGGCCGAAGAGCTGGTCTCATCAAAGCCCTAACCACCG ATGTTGAAGATTTCTACAACCAATGTGATCCTG AGAAGGAGAATTTGTGCTTGTATGGCTTTCCCAGTGAGCAGTGGGAAGTAAATTTACCTGCTGAAGAAGTACCACCAGAGCTTCCTGAGCCCGTACTGGGCATTAACTTTGCTAGGGATGGCATGCAAGAAAAAGACTGGCTATCTTTAGTTGCTGTTCATAGTGATGCATGGTTGCTTGCTATTGCATTCTATTTTGGAGCCAGATTTGGGTTTGATAAAGCTGACAG GAAACGGCTTTTCAACATGATCAATGAACTGCCAACAATATTTGAAGTTGTTACTGGTGCAGCAAAAAAGCAAGTTAAGGAGAAGTCTTCAGTTTCAAACCACAGTGGCAGCAAGTCTAAGTCCAGCTCTAAG CGGGCTCCAGAATCTCAGAGTAGACAGTCAAAGCCATTGCAACCAAAAGATGAGGATGAAGAACTGGACGATCAAGATGATGATGAACATGGAGAGACCTTGTGTGGGGCATGTGGTGAGCACTATGGCACTGATGAATTCTGGATTTGCTGTGACATCTGCGAGAAGTGGTTCCATGGTAAATGTGTGAAGATCACCCCTGCTAGGGCAGAGCATATCAAGCAATACAAGTGCCCATCTTGCAGTAACAAGAGAGCTCGGCCCTGA
- the LOC114390658 gene encoding PHD finger protein ALFIN-LIKE 4-like isoform X3 produces the protein MDSRTYNPRTVEEVFRDFKGRRAGLIKALTTDVEDFYNQCDPEKENLCLYGFPSEQWEVNLPAEEVPPELPEPVLGINFARDGMQEKDWLSLVAVHSDAWLLAIAFYFGARFGFDKADRKRLFNMINELPTIFEVVTGAAKKQVKEKSSVSNHSGSKSKSSSKARAPESQSRQSKPLQPKDEDEELDDQDDDEHGETLCGACGEHYGTDEFWICCDICEKWFHGKCVKITPARAEHIKQYKCPSCSNKRARP, from the exons ATGGACTCTCGCACGTATAATCCTCGCACCGTCGAAGAGGTTTTTAGGGATTTCAAGGGCCGAAGAGCTGGTCTCATCAAAGCCCTAACCACCG ATGTTGAAGATTTCTACAACCAATGTGATCCTG AGAAGGAGAATTTGTGCTTGTATGGCTTTCCCAGTGAGCAGTGGGAAGTAAATTTACCTGCTGAAGAAGTACCACCAGAGCTTCCTGAGCCCGTACTGGGCATTAACTTTGCTAGGGATGGCATGCAAGAAAAAGACTGGCTATCTTTAGTTGCTGTTCATAGTGATGCATGGTTGCTTGCTATTGCATTCTATTTTGGAGCCAGATTTGGGTTTGATAAAGCTGACAG GAAACGGCTTTTCAACATGATCAATGAACTGCCAACAATATTTGAAGTTGTTACTGGTGCAGCAAAAAAGCAAGTTAAGGAGAAGTCTTCAGTTTCAAACCACAGTGGCAGCAAGTCTAAGTCCAGCTCTAAGGCA CGGGCTCCAGAATCTCAGAGTAGACAGTCAAAGCCATTGCAACCAAAAGATGAGGATGAAGAACTGGACGATCAAGATGATGATGAACATGGAGAGACCTTGTGTGGGGCATGTGGTGAGCACTATGGCACTGATGAATTCTGGATTTGCTGTGACATCTGCGAGAAGTGGTTCCATGGTAAATGTGTGAAGATCACCCCTGCTAGGGCAGAGCATATCAAGCAATACAAGTGCCCATCTTGCAGTAACAAGAGAGCTCGGCCCTGA
- the LOC114390658 gene encoding PHD finger protein ALFIN-LIKE 4-like isoform X1 yields the protein MDSRTYNPRTVEEVFRDFKGRRAGLIKALTTDVEDFYNQCDPEKENLCLYGFPSEQWEVNLPAEEVPPELPEPVLGINFARDGMQEKDWLSLVAVHSDAWLLAIAFYFGARFGFDKADRKRLFNMINELPTIFEVVTGAAKKQVKEKSSVSNHSGSKSKSSSKAQRAPESQSRQSKPLQPKDEDEELDDQDDDEHGETLCGACGEHYGTDEFWICCDICEKWFHGKCVKITPARAEHIKQYKCPSCSNKRARP from the exons ATGGACTCTCGCACGTATAATCCTCGCACCGTCGAAGAGGTTTTTAGGGATTTCAAGGGCCGAAGAGCTGGTCTCATCAAAGCCCTAACCACCG ATGTTGAAGATTTCTACAACCAATGTGATCCTG AGAAGGAGAATTTGTGCTTGTATGGCTTTCCCAGTGAGCAGTGGGAAGTAAATTTACCTGCTGAAGAAGTACCACCAGAGCTTCCTGAGCCCGTACTGGGCATTAACTTTGCTAGGGATGGCATGCAAGAAAAAGACTGGCTATCTTTAGTTGCTGTTCATAGTGATGCATGGTTGCTTGCTATTGCATTCTATTTTGGAGCCAGATTTGGGTTTGATAAAGCTGACAG GAAACGGCTTTTCAACATGATCAATGAACTGCCAACAATATTTGAAGTTGTTACTGGTGCAGCAAAAAAGCAAGTTAAGGAGAAGTCTTCAGTTTCAAACCACAGTGGCAGCAAGTCTAAGTCCAGCTCTAAGGCA CAGCGGGCTCCAGAATCTCAGAGTAGACAGTCAAAGCCATTGCAACCAAAAGATGAGGATGAAGAACTGGACGATCAAGATGATGATGAACATGGAGAGACCTTGTGTGGGGCATGTGGTGAGCACTATGGCACTGATGAATTCTGGATTTGCTGTGACATCTGCGAGAAGTGGTTCCATGGTAAATGTGTGAAGATCACCCCTGCTAGGGCAGAGCATATCAAGCAATACAAGTGCCCATCTTGCAGTAACAAGAGAGCTCGGCCCTGA
- the LOC114390658 gene encoding PHD finger protein ALFIN-LIKE 4-like isoform X2 has product MDSRTYNPRTVEEVFRDFKGRRAGLIKALTTDVEDFYNQCDPEKENLCLYGFPSEQWEVNLPAEEVPPELPEPVLGINFARDGMQEKDWLSLVAVHSDAWLLAIAFYFGARFGFDKADRKRLFNMINELPTIFEVVTGAAKKQVKEKSSVSNHSGSKSKSSSKQRAPESQSRQSKPLQPKDEDEELDDQDDDEHGETLCGACGEHYGTDEFWICCDICEKWFHGKCVKITPARAEHIKQYKCPSCSNKRARP; this is encoded by the exons ATGGACTCTCGCACGTATAATCCTCGCACCGTCGAAGAGGTTTTTAGGGATTTCAAGGGCCGAAGAGCTGGTCTCATCAAAGCCCTAACCACCG ATGTTGAAGATTTCTACAACCAATGTGATCCTG AGAAGGAGAATTTGTGCTTGTATGGCTTTCCCAGTGAGCAGTGGGAAGTAAATTTACCTGCTGAAGAAGTACCACCAGAGCTTCCTGAGCCCGTACTGGGCATTAACTTTGCTAGGGATGGCATGCAAGAAAAAGACTGGCTATCTTTAGTTGCTGTTCATAGTGATGCATGGTTGCTTGCTATTGCATTCTATTTTGGAGCCAGATTTGGGTTTGATAAAGCTGACAG GAAACGGCTTTTCAACATGATCAATGAACTGCCAACAATATTTGAAGTTGTTACTGGTGCAGCAAAAAAGCAAGTTAAGGAGAAGTCTTCAGTTTCAAACCACAGTGGCAGCAAGTCTAAGTCCAGCTCTAAG CAGCGGGCTCCAGAATCTCAGAGTAGACAGTCAAAGCCATTGCAACCAAAAGATGAGGATGAAGAACTGGACGATCAAGATGATGATGAACATGGAGAGACCTTGTGTGGGGCATGTGGTGAGCACTATGGCACTGATGAATTCTGGATTTGCTGTGACATCTGCGAGAAGTGGTTCCATGGTAAATGTGTGAAGATCACCCCTGCTAGGGCAGAGCATATCAAGCAATACAAGTGCCCATCTTGCAGTAACAAGAGAGCTCGGCCCTGA
- the LOC114390657 gene encoding nuclear transcription factor Y subunit A-3-like, whose translation MKNLCEKDSGPTHLTYYALGRTSWGTSSESDVQQSSMSKSLSLKISVLPQQCHKTKLLNFQYQDRDSSSTQSSGQSYPEVGSAQSGQISVQCSNCSACSTLNTTGGKSVEGVISSTVGIQDYTFPLSQLCYNQSLAHTAFHFAEPCFIGLVAAPYAPQPNINDAQLVGMSPARIPLPPDLIEGPMYVNAKQYHAILRRRQYRAKLEAQNKLIKERKPYLHESRHLHALKRARGSGGRFLNAKKLTSANHGDSITTCSDVFQQHESDFRLCGYPSRIGRSVQGYSVEINIIYQSLCDKLFWHTSKCSIGKSSLAHLHYYV comes from the exons ATGAAGAACTTATGTGAGAAAGACTCTGGTCCTACCCATTTAACATATTATGCTCTTGGACGCACATCATGGGGAACTTCCTCTGAATCTGATGTGCAACAATCATCCATGTCCAAAAGTTTGAGCTTGAAAATAAGTGTTCTTCCGCAACAATGCCATAAGACCAAGCTGTTGAATTTTCAGTATCAAGATCGAGATTCATCTTCAACTCAATCATCCGGCCAGTCTTATCCAGAAGTTGGTTCAGCACAATCAG GTCAAATTTCAGTGCAGTGTAGCAATTGTTCTGCTTGTTCAACACTTAACACAACTGGGGGAAAGAGTGTGGAAGGTGTCATCAGCTCAACTGTGGGGATTCAGGATTATACCTTCCCTCTTTCACAACTGTGTTACAACCAATCACTT GCTCATACTGCATTCCACTTTGCCGAGCCGTGCTTTATTGGCCTAGTAGCTGCTCCATATGCGCCACAGCCTAAT ATTAATGATGCTCAGCTAGTAGGAATGAGTCCTGCTCGAATTCCTCTGCCACCTGATCTTATTGAGGGGCCTATGTATGTGAATGCAAAGCAGTACCATGCTATTCTGAGACGCAGGCAGTATCGTGCAAAACTTGAAGCACAGAACAAACTCATCAAAGAACGGAAA CCATATCTTCACGAGTCCCGCCATCTACATGCACTGAAGAGAGCTAGAGGTTCCGGTGGACGCTTTTTGAATGCCAAAAAGCTCACTTCAGCGAACCATGGTGATTCTATAACAACATGTTCTGATGTCTTCCAGCAACATGAGTCAGACTTTAGGTTATGTGGTTACCCTTCTCGTATTGGAAGAAGCGTGCAGGGTTACTCGGTGGAAATCAACATCATCTATCAGTCCTTATGTGACAAACTTTTTTGGCACACTAGCAAGTGTTCCATAGGGAAGTCATCCTTGGctcatttacattattatgtCTGA